A window of Microcystis aeruginosa FD4 contains these coding sequences:
- the hemJ gene encoding protoporphyrinogen oxidase HemJ translates to MAYYWFKAFHLIGVVVWFAGLFYLVRLFVYHAEAATETEPAQAILKAQYEIMEKRLYNIITTPGMIVTVAMAIGLISTEPEILKSGWLHIKLSFVALLLLYHFYCGRIMKKLEKGECNWTGQQFRALNEAPTLLLVVIVLLAVFKNQLPLDLTTWLIVALVVLMAVTIQLYAKKRRQDQEKLRQNTPQKEEVATR, encoded by the coding sequence ATGGCTTACTATTGGTTTAAAGCATTTCACCTGATTGGGGTAGTTGTTTGGTTTGCGGGACTATTTTATTTAGTACGTTTGTTTGTCTATCATGCGGAGGCAGCAACAGAAACGGAACCCGCACAAGCTATTCTGAAAGCGCAATACGAGATCATGGAAAAGCGACTCTACAATATCATCACCACACCGGGGATGATTGTCACCGTGGCCATGGCGATCGGTTTAATCTCCACAGAACCGGAAATTTTAAAATCGGGATGGTTACATATTAAATTATCCTTTGTGGCTCTTTTACTGCTCTATCATTTCTACTGTGGTCGCATCATGAAGAAGCTAGAAAAAGGGGAATGTAATTGGACAGGACAGCAATTTCGGGCCTTAAATGAAGCACCAACCCTGTTATTAGTGGTTATTGTCCTTTTGGCAGTATTTAAGAATCAATTACCCCTCGATTTGACCACTTGGTTAATTGTAGCTTTAGTGGTATTAATGGCGGTGACAATCCAACTTTATGCTAAAAAACGTCGCCAAGATCAAGAAAAACTTCGACAAAATACTCCCCAAAAAGAAGAAGTAGCGACCAGGTAA